The sequence GGCAGCCGTTCTTCGCGGAGATGGCGCACGCCGTCGAACAGGCCGCCGCCGAGCGCGGAAAGATGGTCCTGGTCGGCAACGCCAACTATGTCGACGAGCGCGAGGTGCACTATCTGCGCGCCTTCCTCGGGATGCGGGTGTCCGGGCTGATCCTGATCAGCCAAGGGCCCAGTGAGCACGCCGCCGCCGAGATCGACGCCTGGGACGCCCGGGTGGTGCTGCTGCACCGCCGGCCGGACGCCATCGACGATGTCGCGGTGATGACCGACGACGTCTGGGGCGCGCAGCTGGCGACCCGGCATCTGCTGGAGCACGGCCATCCCTACGTCGCCTTCCTCGGCGGCACGGAGGAGACCCCGAAGTCCGGCGACCCGGTCACCGATCACGTCGAGGGCTGGCGGCGGGCCATGCTGGAGTCCGGGAAGTCCACGGACGGCCGCTACTTCCAGGCGCCGTACAACCGCTACGACGCCTACCAGGCCGCGCTGAAGCTGCTGGCAGGTCCGGACCGGCCGCCGGCCATCATGTGCGCGACGGACGACCAGGCGATCGGGGTGCTGCGGGCCGCCCGCGAGCTGCGGATCGATGTGCCGGGCGAGCTGGCGGTCGCGGGCTTCGACGACGTGAAGGAAGCCGGGCTGACCGATCCGCCGCTGACCACGGTCGCCTCGGACCGCCAGGCGATGGCGCGCGCGGCGGTGGATCTGGTGCTGGACGACGGGCTGCGGATCGTCGGCTCCCGGCGCGAGCGGCTGCGGCAGTTCCCGTCGCGGCTGGTGGTGCGGCGCTCCTGTGGCTGTGGCGGCTGACGGAGCCGGGACGTACCGCTGATCCGGGCGCCTTTATATCGGTCATACCCTCTTCTGTCGGGTCTCTCAGGGCATTCTCAGGCCGTTCTCATGGACCGGCGGCAGAGTGATCATCATGACCGAGAGCTACCGCCGAAGCGGCGATGAGGTGCCACAGGACCGGCCGTACGCGTACGGCAACGATTTCGGTAACGGCCACGGCAATGAGCGTGGCGACGCCTACGGCAACGACTACGGCAACGATCACGGCCGTCCGTACGGCCACGGGGTGGGTCAGAGTGTGCCGGGCGCGGCGGGCGCCGGGGGCGCTGGGGAGCGGGCGTTTCCGCCACCGCCCCCGTACGCGCCCGAGCCGCGGCGGCGGGCCCGCCGGCCGGTCGCGCTGATCGCGGCGGTGGCACTCGTCTCCGGTCTCATCGGGGGTGGCAGTGCGGCACTGATCGCCGGTGCCACCACCCAGGCGACACAGAGCGGCCCCTCCACGCCGCTCGTCAACGCGGGCAAGACCGGCGGCAGCGGCGTCTCGGGGGTGGCCAAGGCAGTCAGCCCGGCGATCGTGGAGATCAAGGCGCGGACCGGCAGCGGCGAGTCCACCGGCTCCGGTGTGGTCGTCACCAGCAGCGGCGAGATCGTCACCAACAACCACGTGGTGGCCGGCGCCCGCACGGTCGCGGTCACCTTCAGTGACGGCAGCCGGAAGTCGGCCGAGGTCGTCGGCACCGACCCCGGCAAGGACCTGGCGCTGATCAAGGTGCGCGGTGCCAAGGGTCTGACGGCGGCCTCGCTCGGCGACTCCGACAAGATCACGGTCGGCGACCAGGTGGTGGCGATCGGCTCGCCCGAGGGCCTGACCGGGTCCGTGACCAGCGGTATCGTCTCCGCCCTCAACCGGGATGTCACCGTCCCCAAGGAGGAGGGACAGGGGCAGGGCCAAGGCCAGGGGCAGGACGGGCAGGGCGGCGGCGGTGGCTGGCCCTTCGAGTTCGGCGGCAACCATTACAACGGCGACACCGGCTCGTCGAAGACCTCGTACAAGGCCATACAGACCGACGCCTCGCTCAACCCGGGCAACTCCGGTGGCGCCCTGATCAATATGCAGGGGCAGATCGTCGGCATCAACTCCGCGATGTACTCGCCGAGTTCGGCGAGCAGCAGCACGGCAGGAAGCATCGGCCTCGGCTTCGCCATCCCGATCAACACCGTCAAGGATGATCTGGACTCTCTGCGTGGCGGCGGGAGCGGTGGCAGCAACAGCGGCGTCTGATCGTCCGCCCGTCCGCCCGTCCGCCCGTCCACCCGTCCTTCTCCCCAGCGGTCGCCGGGAAGTACCCCGGCGACCGCTGGAGCGTGCCACCGGCCCGTCCCGGCGCCCGACCCCGCCTCCGGCCGCCCCGACCCGTCCCCGCCCCGACCCAGCCCCGGCACGGGACTCCCCGGATGCCGTCCAGGAGTACCCTCTCGCGCCTCCCCCTGTCAGACGGCCCCCGCCGTGCAAGGCTGAGTACCAGCCGTTCCCGCCGTTCCCGCCGTTCCGCCGTTCCGTTTCCCACCCGAGGTAGTCACGCATGAGCCCCGCCGAGCACGGTGATCATCCCGCCCGCATCCTGATCGTCGACGATGAGCCCGCGGTCCGGGAGGCCCTGCAGCGCTCGCTCGTCTTCGAGGGGTACGTCACCGAGCAGGCGGTCGACGGTCTGGACGCGGTCGAGAAGGTCGCCGCCTTCGACCCCGAACTGATCGTGCTGGACGTCCTGATGCCCCGGATGGACGGGCTGACCGCCGCCCGCCGGCTGCGGGCGAGCGGGGTGCGGGTGCCGATCCTGATGCTGACCGCCCGTGACACCGTCGGCGACCGCGTCACGGGGCTGGACGCCGGCGCCGACGACTACCTCGTCAAGCCCTTCGAGCTGGACGAGCTGCTGGCCCGGATCCGCGCACTGCTGCGCCGCAGCTCGTACGCGGCGGCGGCCGGTGCGCAGCCCGAGGAGGGCGAGACGCTGAGCCTGGGTGATCTGCGGATGGACCTGGCGACCCGCGAGGTGACCCGGGGCAGCCGGCAGGTCGAGCTGACCCGTACCGAATTCACCCTGCTGGAGATGTTCCTCGCGCACCCACGGCAGGTCCTCACCCGTGAGCAGATCCTGAAGGCCGTATGGGGCTTCGACTTCGAGCCCACCTCCAACTCCCTTGATGTGTACGTGATGTATCTGCGCCGCAAGACGGAAGCGGGCGGCGAGCCGCGGCTGGTGCACACCGTGCGGGGGGTCGGCTACGTCCTGCGGGCGGACGGCGGCGCGGAATGACCGGGCCGGCCCCCGAGCACGGAGCGCACGGAGCACACGGAGCACACGGCACGGGCTTTGCGCGGAGCAGGATCGGCGCCCGGATCGCGCGGCTGCCGTTGCGCTCGCGGCTGACCCTGCTCACCGCGACCGCGGTGGCGGTGGCGGTGGCCGTCTCCGCGCTGGCCTGCTGGCTGCTCACCCGGGCCCAGCTGCGCGACGAGGTGGACAACTCGCTGCAGAACGTCAGCGTCCCCGCGGAGTACCTGCAGGTGACCTACGCCAACTGCCAGCCCACCGACCCGACCGAGAACAAGAACGCCCCGCCCTCGTACTACAACGTCCAGATCGTCCAGGTCGACGGCTCGCGCTGCATCGGGCCCAACTCCCAGCCCCTGCAGGTGCAGCGCTCGGATGTCGCGGTGGCTCGGGGCCTGCAGCGCGACACCCTGCATGACGCCGTCACCACCGACGGCACGGACGTCCGGGTGCTGACCAAGCACATCGGCGTCCAGGGTGTGCAGTTCGCGGTCTCCATCTCCCACCCGCTGACCGAGGCCAACAGCGCGCTGAACCAACTGGCGCTGCTGCTCGCGGCGGTCGCGGGGCTGGGCGGCATCGGCGCGGGCACGGCGGGACTGGTCATCGCGCGTTCCGGCCTCAAGCCGGTGGACCGGCTGACCGGCGCCGTCGAGCACGTCGCCCGCACCCAGGACCTGACCATCCGCATCCCGGCCGACGGCGAGGACGAGATCGCCCGGCTCTCCCGCTCCTTCAACGCCATGACCGCCGCGCTGGCCGCCTCCCGCGATCTCCAGCAGCAGCTGATCGCGGATGCCGGCCATGAGCTGCGTACGCCGCTGACCTCGCTGCGTACCAATATCGACCTGCTGGTGCGCAGTGAGCAGGCCGGCCGGCCGATCCCGGCGGCCGACAAGGCGGCGCTGCTGGCCTCGGTGAAGGCGCAGATGGGGGAGCTGGCGGCGCTGATCGGCGATCTGCAGGAGCTGTCGCGGCCCCCGGCTCCTGGACAGAGCGCCATCGAGGTCGTGGCGCTGCACGAGATCGTCGGCTCCGGGCTGCAGCGGGCCCGGCTGCGCGGCCCGTCCCTGACCATCGCGGCGGACCTCGCCCCCTGGTACGTACGGGCCGAGCCGGCCGCGCTGGAGCGGGCGGTGGTGAACCTGCTGGACAACGCGGTGAAGTTCAGCCCGCCCGGCGGCACCGTCGAGGTCCGGCTGGCGGGTGGCGAGCTGACCGTGCGCGATCACGGTCCGGGCATTCCGCAGGACGAACTCCCGCACGTCTTCGAGCGGTTCTGGCGCTCGCCGTCCGCCCGCAGCCTGCCGGGCAGCGGCCTGGGGCTGTCGATCGTGGCGCGTACGGCGGAACAGGCGGGCGGCGCCGTACGGCTGCGGTCCGCGGACCTCGGCGGCACCGAGGCGGTACTGACCCTGCCGGGCGCCGCGACGCCGCCGCCGGGGATGCCGGAGGAGCCGCCGGGGCCGAGGCCCCAGGGCCCGCTGCCGGGAGCGCAGTAGGGGCGCGGTAGCGGCGGAGCCCCGGGAAGGTAGTGAGGGCGGAGTCCCGGGAAGCCAGTGAGGGCGCAGTCCTGGGAACGGGACGCAGCCCGGAACGCAGTAGGGGCGGCGTCCCCAAGACGCCGCCCCTACTGCGTTCCTGCCGCCCGCCCCTGCCGGGGCGAGCCCTCACTTCTCCACGTCGCTACTTCTTCGCCGACTTCTTCGCCGACTTCTTCGCCGCGTCCCCGAACGGCAGGTTCGACCCCGAAAGGTCGGCGCGGATGCCGTCCCGCTCGACGGAGATATGTTGCAGCCGGACGTTCCCGGGCGTCTTGGGGAGCTGGAAGGACAGCGACAGCCGGTCCGCGAGCTGCGGCTTGGTGAGCCCGGTCAGCGTGCCGAGGATCTTCGGGTCGATGCCCACCTTCTGCAGCAGCCAGGGGTGGTCCGCGACCACATCGACGAGATTGACCTTCATCAGCTTCTGGACGAAGCGCGGCGACCCGGTCAGCTCGTGCAGCTTCTGCTCGTTGTTCAGCGCGTCCTGGATGTAGGCCTTGGGGATGCCGATGCGGTCGACGATCGCCGGGATGCTGAGCATCGCCTTGACCTTCTCGGCCTGCCGGCTGAGCTGGGCGGCGGTCTTGCGGGTCAGCCGCAGGCCCTCTTCCTTGCCGGTGCCGGGGCGGTAGACGGCGATGTCACCGATGTCCAGGCGCATCCGGCTGATGTCGGTGGAGATGCCGCGGTCGCCGGCCCGCTGAATGCGCGCCTCGGCCCGTACCCGCAAATCATGTCCGGCGACCGGCAGTTGCCCGACCGCGCGAACGGAATTCGGGCCCATCTCGCTGAATTTCACCTGCGAGGCGCCCAGTTCGCGGTTCATGTCGTCGAAGGCCAGTAGCACGCTGCCGTGCATTTGGCCGATCGTGGCGCCCTTGATGGAGCTGGGCAGATCGCCGTCGATACGGACGTCGTTGGCGGTGGCCTCGAATTTCGCCAGCGAAACCCGGTCGGCGGCCAGGTCGGGAATGGTGACCTTCACCTGGTCGACGTGCTTGTCCATGACCTGGGTGAGGAACGGGAATCCCTCGATATCGACCTCGGGAGTGGCGTTCAGATGCAGGGCATCCTTCACCTTTTCCGCGGTCTTGTTCTGCGCGTACAGCACCGCGAACCGGTCGAAGAGCCCGAGGAAGGAGGTGCCGACGACGACGGCGACCAGCAGCTTCAGGGCGAGCGGTATGGCGGCGAACCGGCTGAAGCCGCGCTTCTTGCGACGGTGGTTCGGCGGCTTCCAGGCCTCGCCGTCCGTCTCGTCGTCCGAGCGAAGGCCGAGACCCAGCGGGTCGTCGCTGTCGTCGCGCTCGTTGAGGTAGGTGCGGCGGTGGGGAGCGCCGACGGCGTCCAACGAGTCCGATCCCCACTCCGGTTCGGGCTCCGGCTCGGGATCGGCGAGGGCCGCCAGATCCGCGTACGGGTTGACCATGTCGAGCTTTCTGGTGTCGCCCGTGGAGTCGTCCGGGGCGCCCGTTGTGGCGGTGGCGGAGTGCGGCCGACTGACGGGCGTGGGTGAAGGTGAAGGTATGCGTGTGGGGGTTCGCATCCGTACATCTGACCACGGTCAGGACCCTTGAACGCAAGTTGTACCGGCGGTAAGTCGGATACGTGAGGGTTGTCCCGCCGGTCTTGATAAAAATTTGCCGCGCTTGTGGGGTGACCTGAACTACCGTCACCTCTCTTGGTGACCTGACCGACAGTGTGCGCCTTGTCGGGATCCGTCGCTCTCTCTCCGTCGTATCGGTCGTATCCGCCGCGTCGGCTCTACGGGCTGTATCAGCCGTATCAGCCGTACGTACCGGCCGTATCCGCTGTGGCGCACCTTCTTGGATTCCTCCCGCTCCCTCAGTCCGTTCGACTCATTCCACTCACTCGACCGACAAACCGAAGAGGGCAGTCATCCCATGACGTCTCACGAAGGCCGTTCCATGATCGTTGTTACCGGGGCAACCGGCAATATCGGCCGCAGCCTGGTCGGCCGGCTCCTCGCCGAGGGTGCCGCCGTACGCGCGCTGACCCGCGATCCGGCGCGCGCCGCGCTGCCGGCCGGTGCCGAAACGGTCGGCGCCGACCTCACCGGCACCGACGACCTCGCCCCGCTGCTGGCCGGCGCCGATGCGCTGTTCCTCAATCTCGCGGCGGGCGGCGAGCGGGCCGCGGCGGCCGTACTCGACGCCGCCGCCAGGGCCGGGGTCCGCCGAGTGGTACTCAACTCCTCGATGGCGGTGTCCGATACTCCGGCCGACGACGCGCATTTCGTCTCCCGGATGCACGCCGGCCTGGAGCGCGCGGTACGCGCATCCGGTCTGGAGTGGACCTTTGTCCGCGGCGGCAACTACGCCACCAACGCCCTTGCCTGGGCCCCGTCGATCCGCGGAGCGGGAGTGGTACGCGAGGCCCACCCGGGTGCCCAGGGCGCCCCCGTTCACGAGGCCGACCTCGCCGACGTCGCGGCCGTCGCCCTGCTGGACCGCAGCGGCGCACACCTGGGCAAGGCGTATGCCGTCACCGGCCCGGAGCAGATGACCCTCGCCCAGCAGATCGCCGAGATCGGGCGGGCGACCGGCAAGGACGTCCGGGTCGAGCAGATCTCCGAGGAGGAAGCGGCCGAGGCGATGTCCGGGCGGTTCCTGACCAAGGAGGACGCACTGGAACTCGTCCGGATGTTCGGCGGGACGGTCGACACACCGCTCTTCCCCGTCTCGGACGCCGTCGAACGGATCACCGGCCGCCCGGGCCGCACGTTCGCCCGCTGGGCACGGGATCACGCGGCCGACTTCTCCTGACCCCCCTGAACGCCCCTGAGGGCCGCCGGCGCCCCCGGCGGCCCTCAGGCGATTCCGCCGGCCCGCAGGAGCCTTCGGTGGAGCACGGCCAGCGGCACCATCACCACCGCACCCGCAAAGAAGTACCCATTGATCGCCATGTCCGTCCAGAACGTCCCGGACGCGAGGTCAGCCGGCCGCTCCGCGAGCCCCAGCAGGCCGTAGGGGGTGAGCCCGGTGACCATGGTGAGGTCTTCGACGAGCCCCGGCACACCCCGTACGACCAGCAGAACCGCCCCGAACCGCAGCGGCAGCCACACCGTCCACGGGGGAAGGCGGCGGCCCCATGGCCGCACGGTGGCCAGGGCGACCACGGCACCCGCCGCCGACATCGCGGTGATCAGCCCGTCGTACGCGAGGAACACCCACACGGGGACGGTGCCCCGCTCACCCATCGCCGACCGGTAGTCGACGCCCATCCACAGATGCCAGACGAACGAGACGGTCAGCCACCCGAAGGCGGCATACGCCCAGAACACCGCCCGCCGCCGCAGGGACCGCACCGCGACCGCCGGTCCCGCCGAATCCGTACTCCGCACAGAAGCCATGCCCCGAACGCTACGAACGCCCCGGTGAGCGGGCATCCTTCTCGGGGCTTGCCTGCTTCCCCCGTGGGGCGGAACCCCCAACTCGGCCTGGGGGTCCCGCCGCCCGCCGATCCGCTGCCGCGGTTTACTTCACGACCGTGATCCGGTCCGCCTTCGGCGGGGTGAGGGGGCTGTCGGCCGAGGAGTGGGCGGTCAGGTAGCCGGTGAAGGCGTCCAGGTCGGAGGGGCCGACGTACTTGTTCTTGCCGTCCTTGAAGGCGGCGAAGCCGTCACCGCCGCCGGCCAGGAACTCGTTCATCGCCACGCGGTAGGTCTTGGCGGGGTCGAGCGCGGCGCCGTCGAGCTTGACCGAGTCCTTGACGACGCGGTCGGCGCCCTTCTTGGTCATGTCGAGGGTGTAGGTCAGGCCCCGGGAGATCTGGAGGACCTTCGGGGAGGCCTCGTTGGGGCCGCTGACCTGCTGCTGGAGTGCGGTGAGGAGCTGAGCGCCGGTGAGGTCGACGACGTTCATCATGTTGGTGAAGGGCTGGACGGTGAACGCCTCCCCGTAGGTGACCACCCCGTCGCCCTCCGAACCGGACGCCTTGAAGGCGAGGTCGGAGCGCACCCCGCCGGGGTTCATCAGGGCGAGCTGGGCGCCGCCCTTGCCGTCCGCCTTGGTGGCCTCCAGCTGGGCGTCGGCGATGACATCGCCGAGCGGTGACTCGGGGGCGGCGGCGCCGCGCCCCGCGATGTCGGCGGAGATATGGCCGACGGGACGGGCCGCGACCGGCGCGGCCAGCTTGTTCCAGCGGGTGATCAGCGACGTCATGTCCGCGGCCTTGGGCTGGGTGCGGTCGACGACGTGGTTGACCGCGCCGGGTGCCTTGACGCTGGTCCGCACGATGTCACGGGTGCGGCGGTCATAGGTCAGCGTGGTGTCGGTGTAGAGCTTGCCGTAGGACGCGGCGGAGGTGACGGTGCGCGGCCGGCCGGACGGGTCCGGGATGGTGCAGCTGTACGCCTGGTGGGTGTGGCCGGTGACCAGCGCGTCGACCTTCGGGGTGACGTGCTTGGCGATGTCGGTGATCGGCCCGGAGATACCGTCGCCTGGCCCGGGGCTGTCGCAGTTGTAGTTGTACGAGGTGGAGGCGGGCAGGCCGCCTTCGTGGATGAGGGCGACGATCGACTTCACGCCCTGCCGGTTGAGGACCTTGGCGTACTTGTTGATCGTCTCGACCTCGTCGTGGAACTTCAGGCCCTTGACGCCGTTGGCGCTGACGATGTCCGGGGTGCCCTCCAGCGTCACCCCGATGAAGCCGATCCTGACGCCCTTGTGCTTCCAGACGGTGTACGGCTTGAGCAGCGGCTTGCCGGTCTTCTCGTCCGTGACGTTGGCGGCGAGGTACGGGAAGTCCGCGCCCCGGAACTTCTTGCCCTTCTCGTAGCAGCCGTCCTTCGGGTGGCAGCCGCCCTTCTGGAGGCGGGTCAACTCGGTCCGGCCCTCGTCGAACTCGTGGTTGCCGACCGAGGTGACGTCGAGACCCAGCTTGTTCATCGCCTCGATGGTCGGCTCGTCGTGGAACAGCCCGGACAGCAGCGGGCTGGCCCCGACCAGGTCGCCGGCCGCGGCGGTGACCGAGTAGGGGTGACCCTTACGGGCCGTCCGCAGGGACTGCGCCAGGTACTCCACGCCGCCCGCCGGGATGCTCTTCTTGCTGCCGTCCGGCTGGGCCTCCTCGACCGTGCCGGAGGAGCCCTGCGGCGGTTCGAGGTTGCCGTGGAAGTCGTTGAAGGAGAGCAGCTGCACATCGACGGTGCGGCCGGTGCGGGCGGCGTGGCCGGTGTCGGCCCCGGCCGGCAGGGCGGCGGCGGTGAGCCCGGCGGCGGCCAGTACGGCGGCGCCGATCGTCAATCTTCGCAGGGCGCGGCCCCGTTGCGGTGTCGCTGGCATGTGTTCCCCTCCTGGATGGTCCTGAGCGGACGGCAGCTTATTGTCGACGCGCGTAGTGCAACAGGGGTTGCCGGGTGACGAGCTGGTTGCGGGGCGAGGGAGCGGCTGGTTGCCGGGCAGGTGATGAGCCGGTTGCCGGGAAGGGCGGGGGAACCTGGGGGATGCCCCTCCGGGAACGCGGGTGGTGCCCCGCCGGGAACCCGACTGGGTCGTACGCTTCACACATGACTGACGCTGCACAGGAGATGGGCCGGGCCGGCCGCCGGATCCAGGTGGTCGACGAGCTCGCGCCGGAAGAGGCCACGGCCGTCGCCGAGCTGATCGAGCGGGCGGCTCGTACGGACGGGCAGCCCGCCGTGTCCGAGCAGGGGCGGCTGCAGCTGCGCGGGGGCGCACGCCCCGGCGTACGCCATGTGCTGCTCTACCTGCGTGACGACGAGGCCGAGGAGCTGGTCGCGTACGGGCAGCTGGAGGACACCGACCCGGTGGAGGCACCGGCCGCCGAGCTGGTGGTGCACCCGGGCTACCGCGGCCGCGGGCACGGCCGGGCGCTGGGCAGCGAGCTGCTGGAGCAGTCCGGGCGCCGGCTGCGGGTCTGGGCCCACGGCGGGCATCCGGCCGCCCGGCATCTCGCCCAGACCCTCGGGCTGACGATGTTCCGGGAGCTGCGCCAGATGCGGCGCTCGCTGACGGACCTGGAGCTGCCGGAGCCGGTGCTCCCCGAGGGGGTGTCCCTGCGGACCTTCCAGCCGGGCACCGATGACGAGGCCTGGCTGGAGGTGAACGCGGAGGCCTTTGCGCACCACCCGGAGCAGGGTTCGCTGATCCAGCGCGATCTGGACGACCGTAAGGGCGAGGCGTGGTTCGACCCGAAGGGCTTCTTCCTGGCGGAGAAGGACGGCCGGCTGGTCGGCTTCCACTGGACCAAGGTGCACGTCGACGAGGGCCTGGGCGAGGTCTATGTGCTCGGGGTGCGGCCGGGTGCCCAGGGCGGCGGCCTGGGCAAGGCGCTGACCTCGGTGGGGCTGCGGCATCTGGCCGGCCAGGGCCTGCCGACGGCGATGCTGTATGTGGACGCGGACAACGCGGCGGCGGTGAGCGTGTATGAGCGGATGGGGTTCGCCACGCACGAGACGGATCTGATGTACCGATCGGAGACGTGAGGGCGGGCGGAGAGGCGAGACCGCTCGGAGGCGTGTAGCCGGGCGGAGTCGTGAGATCGCTCGGAGAGGGCGGGCCGGGCGGCGGATGAGCGCGCGGCGTGCGAGCGCATGACGGACGAGCGCACCACGGACGAGCATGCAGCGGGGCGGGCCCATCAGGGTCCGCCCCGCTTGTCATTGCTGCCGCGCGTGCTCTTCCTGCTGCGCCCGTCCACTCGTGCTGCTGCGGACCGTCACTCCTGTTGCCGCTGCGCCCGCCACTCCCGCGCCAGCATCGCGTAGACGACCTCGTCGGACCATTCCCCGTCCAGCAACTCGTTCTCCCGCAGATGGCCTTCCCGGCGCATCCCCAGCCGTTCGAGGACCCGGGCCGAGGCGGTGTTGCGCCCGTCCAACTCGGCCTGGATGCGGTGCAGGTGCAGTTCCTCGAAGCCCAGCTTCAGCAGCGCCCGGCTCGCCTCGGTGGCGTAGCCGTGGCCGGTGTGGTCCGGGTGGAAGACGTAGCCGATGCCGCCCTGGCGGTGCGTGCGGCTCTTCCAGAAGAAGGTGACGTCGCCGACCAGGGTGCCGCTCTCGCGGACGACGACGGCGAGCTGGAGGACGTCGCCGGACTCGCGCAGCGCGGTGCGGGTGGTCTTGGCGGTGACGGAGGCCCGCGACCCGGCCTCGTCGAAGGGGCCCCAGTAGAGGTAGCGGCAGACCTCGGGGCGGCGCTGGTAGGCGTGGATCGCGGCGAAATCGTCGTGGATGACCGGGCGCAGATCCAGGCGTTCGGTGCGTATCGGGTAGTCGGGGGTGTACGGCAGCGGCGGCGTCACGGGCGCGGAAAGCGGGGGCACGCCGCCAGCGTAGGCAGCGGAGGTTGACAGGTGCAGCCCATTTCCCCCACCCTTTCACTACTTAATTAGTGGAATGGCGCAGGGGGACGAGTGATGCGGCCGACGGGTACGGACGAGGTGGCCGGCCGGGCCTCGGGGCGCACCGCCATCGAGGCGGTCGGCCTCGGCAGGCGCCACCGCCGCCGCTGGGCCCTGCGGGACTGCACCTTCCGGCTGCCGGCCGGCCGTATCTGTGCACTGGTCGGGCCCAGCGGCGCCGGAAAGAGCACCCTGCTCTCGCTCGTCTCCGGCCTGACCCGCCCCAGCGAAGGGAGCGTACGGATCGGCGGCGGGGTCGGTGACCGGATCGGTGACCGAATCGACGACCGGATCGGTGGCGGGGTCCCGGACGGCGCCCCCGTCCGCGGCCGGATCGCCCATGTCACCCAGGGCAGGCCCCTCTATCCGCGGCTGACGGTCGCCGAGACACTGCGGATGGGCCGCGCGCTCAACCCCGGCCGCTGGAACGGGTCGTGCGCCGAACGGATCGTCCGGGAGGGCGGGATGCCCCTCGACGCCCGGGTCGGCACCCTCTCCGGCGGGCAGCGCACCCGCCTCGGGCTTGCTCTGGCCTTCGCCAGGAGCCCTGAACTCCTGCTTCTCGACGAGCCGTTGGCGGGGCTCGACCCGATCGCCCGGTACCGGTTCACCGCGCTGCTGCTGGCCCAGGCCGCCGAGCACGGCACCACCGTCGTGCTGTCGTCGGACCTGCTCGCCGAGCTCGACGGGGTCTGTGACCACCTGCTGGTACTGGGCGGTGGCCGGGTGCGGCTCGCGGGCGCGGTCGATGACGTCATCGGGGCGCACGCCCTGGTGATGGGGGCGCACCGGGACGGGGCGCTGCCACCCGCGATCGCGGCGCACACGATCGTCGAGACGCAGGTGTCAGGGCGTCACTTCACCGCCGTCGTACGGCGGAAGGGCCCGGTCGCCGCCGGGCCCTGGGAGACCGCGGACCCGTCCCTGGAGGAACTTCTGCTTGCCTATCTGCGCGCGTCCGATGCGCCCCACGCGCCCCATGAGCCCGACGCGCCCGCGCTGATTGAGGCGAGCCCGGAGCCGGTCTCGGCAGGGTGGCGCCGCCGGCCCGGCAACAGGCCGGGGATCCCCGGTCTGCCGCGCAACGGACCGCCCGGCCCGGCAGGCCGTACGGGCGGACGGGAAAGCCCGTCGAGGGGATGGGGCAGCCTGCCGGGCGGACGGAGCAGCCCGCCGAGCGGATGGGCCAGCCTGCCGGGCGGATGGGAAAACCCGCCGGACGGACGGAACAGCCCACCGGACGGACAGAACAGCCCATCGGGCGGACGGAACAGCCCTCCAAGCGGATGGGAAAGCCCGCCGGCCGGCGCGGCGGCCACACGGGGCACACGGTACGACCACCACAGCGGCAAGGGAGCGGCAGCATGACCACTACGGCACACCCCGGTACGAAGGGGCGCGGCACAGCGGGCGATCCGGGCGGGACCCGGGAGGCGGGGCTTGCACCGCTGCGCGGTCTCGTCTGGCTGGTGTGGCGCCAGCACCGGCTGGTCCTCGGCGTGCTGCTGGCCGCGGCAGTCGCAGGCGCGGTCTGGTGCGCGGTGCTGCGCGGCCAGATGGCCGGATTCATCGACGCCCACCACATCGCCGGCTGCTCGCAGATCTCCCTCGATCCGCGCTGCGAGCACACCCAGGAGGCGGTCACCACCTTCCGCGACACCTACGGCTCGCCCCTACGGCTCGTCGAAGTGGGCCTGGTGCTGCTGCCCGTCCTGGTCGGGCTGTTCCTCGGCGCCCCGCTGATCGCGCGCGAGCTGGAGGCCGGTACCCACAAGCTCGTCCTGACCCAGTCGGTCGGCCCGCTGCGCTGGCTGGCGGCGAAGATCTGCTTGCCCGCGCTGGTCGTCCTGACCGCCGCCACGGGGCT is a genomic window of Streptomyces sp. Edi2 containing:
- a CDS encoding NAD(P)H-binding protein, coding for MIVVTGATGNIGRSLVGRLLAEGAAVRALTRDPARAALPAGAETVGADLTGTDDLAPLLAGADALFLNLAAGGERAAAAVLDAAARAGVRRVVLNSSMAVSDTPADDAHFVSRMHAGLERAVRASGLEWTFVRGGNYATNALAWAPSIRGAGVVREAHPGAQGAPVHEADLADVAAVALLDRSGAHLGKAYAVTGPEQMTLAQQIAEIGRATGKDVRVEQISEEEAAEAMSGRFLTKEDALELVRMFGGTVDTPLFPVSDAVERITGRPGRTFARWARDHAADFS
- the mshD gene encoding mycothiol synthase, whose product is MTDAAQEMGRAGRRIQVVDELAPEEATAVAELIERAARTDGQPAVSEQGRLQLRGGARPGVRHVLLYLRDDEAEELVAYGQLEDTDPVEAPAAELVVHPGYRGRGHGRALGSELLEQSGRRLRVWAHGGHPAARHLAQTLGLTMFRELRQMRRSLTDLELPEPVLPEGVSLRTFQPGTDDEAWLEVNAEAFAHHPEQGSLIQRDLDDRKGEAWFDPKGFFLAEKDGRLVGFHWTKVHVDEGLGEVYVLGVRPGAQGGGLGKALTSVGLRHLAGQGLPTAMLYVDADNAAAVSVYERMGFATHETDLMYRSET
- a CDS encoding GNAT family protein; this translates as MPPLSAPVTPPLPYTPDYPIRTERLDLRPVIHDDFAAIHAYQRRPEVCRYLYWGPFDEAGSRASVTAKTTRTALRESGDVLQLAVVVRESGTLVGDVTFFWKSRTHRQGGIGYVFHPDHTGHGYATEASRALLKLGFEELHLHRIQAELDGRNTASARVLERLGMRREGHLRENELLDGEWSDEVVYAMLAREWRAQRQQE
- a CDS encoding DUF2993 domain-containing protein, with the protein product MRTPTRIPSPSPTPVSRPHSATATTGAPDDSTGDTRKLDMVNPYADLAALADPEPEPEPEWGSDSLDAVGAPHRRTYLNERDDSDDPLGLGLRSDDETDGEAWKPPNHRRKKRGFSRFAAIPLALKLLVAVVVGTSFLGLFDRFAVLYAQNKTAEKVKDALHLNATPEVDIEGFPFLTQVMDKHVDQVKVTIPDLAADRVSLAKFEATANDVRIDGDLPSSIKGATIGQMHGSVLLAFDDMNRELGASQVKFSEMGPNSVRAVGQLPVAGHDLRVRAEARIQRAGDRGISTDISRMRLDIGDIAVYRPGTGKEEGLRLTRKTAAQLSRQAEKVKAMLSIPAIVDRIGIPKAYIQDALNNEQKLHELTGSPRFVQKLMKVNLVDVVADHPWLLQKVGIDPKILGTLTGLTKPQLADRLSLSFQLPKTPGNVRLQHISVERDGIRADLSGSNLPFGDAAKKSAKKSAKK
- a CDS encoding bifunctional metallophosphatase/5'-nucleotidase → MPATPQRGRALRRLTIGAAVLAAAGLTAAALPAGADTGHAARTGRTVDVQLLSFNDFHGNLEPPQGSSGTVEEAQPDGSKKSIPAGGVEYLAQSLRTARKGHPYSVTAAAGDLVGASPLLSGLFHDEPTIEAMNKLGLDVTSVGNHEFDEGRTELTRLQKGGCHPKDGCYEKGKKFRGADFPYLAANVTDEKTGKPLLKPYTVWKHKGVRIGFIGVTLEGTPDIVSANGVKGLKFHDEVETINKYAKVLNRQGVKSIVALIHEGGLPASTSYNYNCDSPGPGDGISGPITDIAKHVTPKVDALVTGHTHQAYSCTIPDPSGRPRTVTSAASYGKLYTDTTLTYDRRTRDIVRTSVKAPGAVNHVVDRTQPKAADMTSLITRWNKLAAPVAARPVGHISADIAGRGAAAPESPLGDVIADAQLEATKADGKGGAQLALMNPGGVRSDLAFKASGSEGDGVVTYGEAFTVQPFTNMMNVVDLTGAQLLTALQQQVSGPNEASPKVLQISRGLTYTLDMTKKGADRVVKDSVKLDGAALDPAKTYRVAMNEFLAGGGDGFAAFKDGKNKYVGPSDLDAFTGYLTAHSSADSPLTPPKADRITVVK